One window from the genome of Paraconexibacter algicola encodes:
- a CDS encoding PLP-dependent aminotransferase family protein yields the protein MPHRIGSGASGRPPQGSSSRDLERYAGLFAQRTKAMKSSAMRDLMAITERPEVISLAGGLADTSTFPAEDFAQIMSMVAAEGTARALQYGPTEGIAELSEAIAEVMAAEDTPVDPGDVLVTTGGQQVIDLVCKTLVDPGDVVIAEAPTYPGAIPTFAAYQADLHQIEIDADGMRIDLLEETLDALEKQGRRPKFIYTIPNFQNPGGATMSLARRRRLVDIAQERELLVLEDNPYGVLRYEGDPLPTLYALDGGQFVIYLGTFSKILSPGARVGWAAAPRPVLQKLNVAKAGTDLCSTTFAQLFVSTYFRTGRWPAYIQQIKDLYRRRRDTLLDALATDFPADATWTHPAGGLFVWATLPEGLDTTDLLAKALTRNVAFVPGRAAYLDGRGERSMRLNFSGVGEDDLQEGVRRIGEVVAEQLHLLDTLTGGRRSRPAPPAAAPDPSLADVLHLPRRSGEDAARRGERS from the coding sequence ATGCCCCACCGCATCGGCTCCGGCGCATCCGGCCGCCCGCCCCAGGGCTCGTCCTCGCGCGATCTGGAGCGCTACGCGGGCCTCTTCGCCCAGCGCACCAAGGCGATGAAGTCCTCCGCGATGCGGGACCTGATGGCGATCACCGAGCGGCCCGAGGTCATCTCGCTCGCCGGCGGCCTCGCCGACACCTCCACCTTCCCCGCCGAGGACTTCGCGCAGATCATGTCGATGGTCGCCGCGGAGGGCACCGCGCGGGCGCTGCAGTACGGGCCGACCGAGGGCATCGCCGAGCTGTCCGAGGCGATCGCCGAGGTCATGGCCGCCGAGGACACCCCGGTCGATCCCGGCGACGTGCTCGTCACCACCGGCGGCCAGCAGGTGATCGACCTCGTCTGCAAGACGCTCGTGGATCCGGGCGACGTCGTCATCGCCGAGGCGCCGACCTACCCGGGCGCGATCCCGACCTTCGCCGCTTACCAGGCCGACCTGCACCAGATCGAGATCGACGCCGACGGCATGCGGATCGACCTGCTCGAGGAGACGCTCGACGCCCTCGAGAAGCAGGGCCGCCGCCCGAAGTTCATCTACACGATCCCGAACTTCCAGAACCCCGGCGGCGCGACGATGTCGCTGGCCCGCCGCCGCCGGCTCGTCGACATCGCGCAGGAGCGCGAGCTGCTCGTCCTGGAGGACAACCCCTACGGCGTCCTGCGCTACGAGGGGGACCCGCTGCCGACGCTGTACGCGCTGGACGGCGGGCAGTTCGTCATCTACCTCGGCACGTTCTCGAAGATCCTCTCCCCCGGTGCCCGGGTCGGCTGGGCCGCCGCGCCGCGGCCCGTGCTGCAGAAGCTCAACGTCGCGAAGGCGGGCACCGACCTGTGCTCCACGACGTTCGCGCAGCTGTTCGTCTCCACCTACTTCCGCACCGGCCGCTGGCCCGCGTACATCCAGCAGATCAAGGACCTGTATCGGCGCCGCCGCGACACGCTGCTGGACGCGCTGGCCACCGACTTCCCGGCGGACGCGACGTGGACGCATCCCGCCGGCGGCCTGTTCGTGTGGGCGACGCTGCCCGAGGGCCTGGACACCACCGACCTGCTCGCCAAGGCGCTGACGCGCAACGTCGCGTTCGTGCCCGGCCGGGCGGCGTACCTCGACGGGCGCGGCGAGCGGTCGATGCGCCTGAACTTCTCCGGGGTCGGCGAGGACGACCTGCAGGAGGGCGTGCGCCGCATCGGCGAGGTCGTCGCCGAGCAGCTGCACCTGCTCGACACGCTCACCGGCGGGCGCCGGTCGCGGCCCGCTCCGCCCGCGGCCGCGCCCGACCCGTCGCTGGCCGACGTGCTGCACCTGCCGCGACGCTCCGGCGAGGACGCCGCCCGCCGCGGCGAGCGGAGCTGA
- a CDS encoding DUF4126 family protein: MRALLDSLQGAGLAGAAGLRPFLPALVAGLCASADLGLDFDDTDFAFLEAPWFLALLAVLAIAALVVQLRGMVPGVRVQSALSGVGVGLGALLFAGSLDDRFATWWPGIVGGIVAALIAGAAARALLARTSARLDAQTATTLPLYAEGAAIVLAGGAILLPPLGLVGVLGLGYLYLQGRRREGEKYAGLRILK, translated from the coding sequence ATGCGCGCCCTTCTCGACAGCCTCCAGGGCGCCGGCCTCGCCGGTGCCGCCGGACTCCGCCCGTTCCTTCCCGCGCTCGTCGCAGGACTGTGCGCGAGCGCGGATCTCGGCCTCGACTTCGACGACACCGACTTCGCCTTCCTCGAGGCGCCGTGGTTCCTGGCGCTGCTCGCGGTGCTCGCGATCGCGGCGCTCGTCGTGCAGCTCCGCGGGATGGTGCCCGGGGTGCGCGTCCAGTCCGCGCTCAGCGGCGTCGGGGTCGGTCTCGGCGCGCTGCTGTTCGCGGGCTCCCTGGACGACCGCTTCGCGACCTGGTGGCCGGGCATCGTCGGTGGCATCGTCGCCGCGCTGATCGCGGGCGCCGCGGCCCGCGCCCTGCTCGCCCGCACGAGCGCGCGACTGGACGCGCAGACCGCCACGACGCTGCCGCTGTACGCGGAGGGCGCCGCGATCGTCCTGGCGGGCGGGGCGATCCTGCTGCCGCCGCTGGGCCTCGTCGGCGTGCTCGGCCTCGGGTACCTGTACCTGCAGGGCCGCCGCCGCGAGGGCGAGAAGTACGCGGGGCTGCGGATCCTGAAGTGA
- a CDS encoding alkaline phosphatase family protein, translated as MSARPRKLVLAVIDGLKPSALEKAVADGRAPVLATLIDRGTYVDDCCAAFPSVTPCCAATIATGRRQDDHRIASMNWYHRDERRYVEYGSSFGAARRIGIAKQLGDLIYRMNHEHLPADVPTVFERLDDAGVRTAGTTYLFYRGRHEHQPSKESPMSRLATTVIRKPVKGPRELFYADLFASRETGCWSRLGMPGLRDQHTGCVGAYLVEHDLCDFLLFSLPDNDTHSHEHGPDAQVASIAEADRQLERLVHAGGGIDAFLAEHAVIVVADHSHALVEKRIDFFEGFADYAVLPANGARPDRAEIALCPAQRSAMVYGLVPEARATLLPRLVATARGIDGVDVVMWRASDGTAAVARGVGNGGPVPAGELRFAPGDGPRDTRGESWIVEGDLDVLELHVQDGRIASDAYPDALARIWAALSCATSGDLLLSAAAGREFPDWGDSDHVDAGSHGSLHADDSLGALIYCGVEPPPERAEGPAAGSRWSGWSIADITPMALRHFGVEP; from the coding sequence GTGAGCGCGCGCCCGCGCAAGCTCGTCCTCGCGGTCATCGACGGGCTCAAGCCGAGCGCGCTGGAGAAGGCGGTCGCCGACGGCCGCGCCCCGGTGCTTGCGACGCTCATCGACCGCGGCACCTACGTGGACGACTGCTGCGCGGCGTTCCCGAGCGTGACGCCGTGCTGCGCGGCGACGATCGCGACCGGTCGCCGGCAGGACGACCACCGCATCGCCTCGATGAACTGGTACCACCGCGACGAGCGCCGCTACGTCGAGTACGGGTCGAGCTTCGGCGCCGCCCGACGGATCGGCATCGCCAAGCAGCTCGGCGACCTCATCTACCGGATGAACCACGAGCACCTGCCGGCCGACGTGCCGACCGTGTTCGAGCGGCTCGACGACGCGGGCGTGCGCACGGCGGGCACGACCTACCTGTTCTACCGCGGCCGCCACGAGCACCAGCCGTCGAAGGAGTCGCCGATGAGCCGGCTCGCGACGACGGTCATCCGCAAGCCGGTCAAGGGCCCCCGGGAGCTGTTCTACGCCGATTTGTTCGCGAGCCGGGAGACCGGCTGCTGGTCGCGGCTGGGGATGCCCGGGCTGCGCGACCAGCACACCGGCTGCGTCGGGGCGTACCTCGTCGAGCACGACCTCTGCGACTTCCTGCTGTTCTCGCTGCCGGACAACGACACCCACTCCCACGAGCACGGTCCCGACGCGCAGGTCGCGTCGATCGCCGAGGCCGACCGGCAGCTGGAGCGGCTCGTGCACGCGGGAGGCGGGATCGACGCGTTCCTCGCCGAGCACGCGGTGATCGTCGTGGCCGACCACTCGCACGCCCTGGTCGAGAAGCGGATCGACTTCTTCGAGGGCTTCGCCGACTACGCGGTCCTGCCCGCCAACGGGGCGCGGCCCGACCGCGCGGAGATCGCGCTGTGCCCGGCCCAGCGCAGCGCGATGGTCTACGGCCTGGTGCCCGAGGCGCGCGCCACGCTGCTGCCGCGCCTGGTGGCGACCGCGCGGGGGATCGACGGGGTCGACGTCGTCATGTGGCGGGCCTCCGACGGGACCGCCGCGGTGGCGCGCGGCGTCGGCAACGGCGGCCCGGTCCCGGCGGGCGAGCTGCGCTTCGCGCCCGGAGACGGGCCGCGCGACACGCGCGGGGAGTCCTGGATCGTCGAGGGCGACCTCGACGTGCTCGAGCTGCACGTGCAGGACGGGCGGATCGCCTCCGACGCCTACCCGGACGCGCTGGCGCGGATCTGGGCCGCGCTGTCGTGCGCGACCTCCGGCGACCTGCTGCTGTCGGCCGCGGCGGGCCGCGAGTTCCCCGACTGGGGGGACAGCGACCACGTCGACGCCGGCTCGCACGGGTCGCTGCACGCCGACGACTCGCTCGGCGCGCTCATCTACTGCGGCGTCGAGCCGCCACCGGAGCGGGCCGAGGGCCCCGCTGCGGGGTCGCGCTGGTCGGGCTGGTCGATCGCCGACATCACCCCGATGGCGCTGCGCCACTTCGGCGTCGAGCCCTGA
- a CDS encoding GtrA family protein, with product MSAPGSEVAHTEPVPQLPSAGRLRAAVRRPSNWMELVRFGAVGASGYVVNLGVFAAAVHAGGIDYRIAAVLAFLVAVANNFFWNRHWTFDARDGHAGFQAARFFVVSVGAFLVSLAVLELMVVVADAPEVLAQAVAIVVATPFNFVGNKLWSFRR from the coding sequence ATGTCCGCCCCCGGGTCCGAGGTCGCGCACACCGAGCCGGTCCCGCAGCTCCCCAGCGCGGGTCGGCTGCGGGCTGCGGTGCGCCGACCGTCCAACTGGATGGAGCTCGTCCGCTTCGGCGCGGTCGGGGCGAGCGGCTACGTCGTGAACCTCGGGGTCTTCGCGGCCGCCGTGCACGCCGGTGGCATCGACTACCGGATCGCCGCGGTGCTCGCGTTCCTCGTCGCGGTCGCGAACAACTTCTTCTGGAACCGGCACTGGACCTTCGACGCCCGGGACGGCCACGCCGGCTTCCAGGCCGCGCGGTTCTTCGTCGTGAGCGTCGGGGCGTTCCTCGTCAGCCTCGCCGTGCTCGAGCTGATGGTCGTCGTCGCCGATGCGCCCGAGGTGCTCGCCCAGGCGGTCGCGATCGTCGTCGCCACGCCGTTCAACTTCGTCGGCAACAAGCTCTGGAGCTTCCGGCGGTGA
- a CDS encoding glycosyltransferase 87 family protein: MRRAATGVAVLLAVLLGAPAAGAQQAGSAGSATTTTATVPASGAPAVATPSQKPDELVPPGVLDRKPAGHRLDGYGAIDLAKAVPKVRAELRGRRDAYPGVYLKGPTRWQVGYYLPSRGGDPPKEIAQVTIDDRSARVVEAWTGDQVAWTMARGYPGAFGRKVNSPWVWIPLTVLFVVPFLQPRRWRRMVHLDLLVLVAFGVSVAYFNDAQIDVSVPLVYPLLVYLLLRMLWIGLRPARAADPQDADPARRRDVPLLVPATSLAVATIFLVGFRIGLNVTSSNVIDVGYAGVIGAQKLVDGDPLYGTFPKDNEHGDTYGPVVYAAYVPFEQVLPWSGRWDDLPAAHAASIAFDLAALVLLFLLGRRVRGPGLGIALAYGWAAYPFTLYAMNSGSNDSLVTALLLAALLAAGPARRGAAAALGGLSKFATLALVPLFALHERRPRPVVRFGLAFGACALLAMAPILLGGESLRTMVDRTLGFQADRESPFSIWGMYELGGLQRAWQLVAVGLALLLPLVRRRGDTVGLAACAAAIVLALQLGVTHWFYLYLVWVAPLVLLAGLGRELVPAAAPEPATAATAAPLRDADPGAVDPRPATGGAPSVAPA, encoded by the coding sequence GTGAGGCGCGCCGCGACCGGTGTCGCGGTGCTCCTCGCGGTCCTGCTCGGGGCGCCCGCCGCGGGCGCGCAGCAGGCCGGCTCGGCCGGCTCGGCCACCACGACGACCGCGACGGTCCCGGCCTCCGGGGCGCCCGCGGTCGCGACGCCGTCGCAGAAGCCGGACGAGCTCGTGCCGCCCGGGGTGCTCGACCGCAAGCCGGCCGGGCACCGGCTCGACGGCTACGGCGCGATCGACCTCGCCAAGGCGGTCCCGAAGGTCCGGGCCGAGCTCCGCGGCAGGCGGGACGCCTACCCGGGCGTGTACCTCAAGGGCCCTACCCGCTGGCAGGTCGGCTACTACCTGCCCTCGCGCGGCGGCGACCCGCCGAAGGAGATCGCGCAGGTGACGATCGACGACCGCTCCGCGCGGGTGGTCGAGGCGTGGACCGGCGACCAGGTGGCCTGGACGATGGCGCGCGGCTACCCGGGCGCGTTCGGCCGCAAGGTCAACTCGCCGTGGGTGTGGATCCCGCTGACCGTCCTGTTCGTCGTGCCGTTCCTGCAGCCGCGCCGGTGGCGGCGGATGGTCCACCTCGACCTGCTCGTGCTCGTCGCGTTCGGCGTGTCGGTCGCGTACTTCAACGACGCGCAGATCGACGTCAGCGTGCCGCTCGTCTACCCGCTGCTCGTCTACCTGCTGCTGCGCATGCTGTGGATCGGGCTGCGGCCCGCGCGCGCCGCCGACCCGCAGGACGCCGACCCCGCGCGCCGGCGAGACGTGCCGCTGCTGGTGCCGGCGACGTCGCTGGCCGTCGCGACGATCTTCCTCGTCGGCTTCCGCATCGGGCTGAACGTCACGTCCTCGAACGTCATCGACGTCGGCTACGCCGGGGTGATCGGGGCGCAGAAGCTCGTCGACGGGGATCCGCTCTACGGCACGTTCCCGAAGGACAACGAGCACGGTGACACCTACGGGCCGGTCGTCTACGCGGCCTACGTGCCGTTCGAGCAGGTGCTGCCGTGGAGCGGCCGCTGGGACGACCTTCCCGCCGCGCACGCGGCGTCGATCGCGTTCGACCTCGCGGCGCTCGTGCTCCTGTTCCTCCTGGGCCGGCGCGTCCGCGGACCGGGCCTGGGGATCGCGCTCGCCTACGGGTGGGCCGCCTACCCGTTCACCCTCTACGCGATGAACTCGGGGTCCAACGACTCGCTCGTCACCGCGCTGCTGCTGGCCGCCCTGCTCGCGGCGGGGCCGGCGCGGCGCGGCGCGGCGGCGGCCCTGGGCGGCCTGTCGAAGTTCGCGACGCTCGCGCTCGTCCCCCTGTTCGCGCTGCACGAGCGGCGCCCGCGGCCGGTCGTGCGATTCGGCCTGGCGTTCGGGGCGTGCGCGCTGCTGGCGATGGCCCCGATCCTGCTCGGCGGGGAGTCGCTGCGCACGATGGTCGACCGCACGCTCGGCTTCCAGGCCGATCGCGAGTCCCCGTTCTCGATCTGGGGGATGTACGAGCTGGGCGGGCTGCAGCGCGCGTGGCAGCTCGTCGCGGTCGGGCTGGCGCTGCTGCTGCCGCTGGTGCGCCGCCGCGGCGACACGGTCGGACTGGCCGCGTGCGCCGCCGCGATCGTGCTCGCGCTGCAGCTGGGGGTGACGCACTGGTTCTACCTCTACCTCGTGTGGGTCGCGCCGCTGGTGCTGCTGGCCGGGCTCGGCCGGGAGCTCGTGCCCGCCGCCGCCCCCGAGCCCGCGACGGCCGCGACGGCCGCCCCGCTGCGCGACGCGGACCCGGGCGCCGTCGACCCGCGCCCCGCCACGGGGGGCGCCCCGTCGGTCGCGCCGGCGTGA
- a CDS encoding glycosyltransferase 87 family protein: MSHAGRLLPALALAVTFALVTTVGPLADDSISDLFVYRTYADAVLHGARPYADLGFEYPPLALGPLVLPGIGGASADAFAWRFGALMLLAALVVQALVGALGGRRAAWLLVALPLLTGALLRTRFDLVPVALLLGGLVLVARDRPTAGLAVLGLGTATKLFPVVAAALVLVHLDAVGRRRDAVRGAVAFALVLAAACLPFAGPGFLDQFRFHLERPVQIESTPASVLWALGDSAVTGDPVRPDRFKSNGLDGGPADLVAALSAIALAATLLAVAILTHRARDRPGTVDRAVLAGLLAFVALGKVLSPQYLVWLLPLAALAWTRGDRGPAVLVTLAAVATLAYFPGDYFALVDGDGGTFALVAARNALLLAATVLAVRALSRPAAASTAAAPARSRPRAAAATPAPPPR; encoded by the coding sequence GTGAGCCACGCCGGCCGGCTGCTGCCGGCGCTCGCGCTGGCGGTGACGTTCGCGCTGGTCACGACCGTCGGGCCGCTGGCGGACGACTCGATCAGCGACCTGTTCGTCTACCGCACCTACGCGGACGCGGTCCTTCACGGGGCGCGCCCGTACGCGGACCTCGGGTTCGAGTACCCGCCCCTGGCGCTCGGGCCGCTCGTCCTGCCCGGGATCGGGGGCGCGTCGGCGGACGCGTTCGCGTGGCGGTTCGGGGCGCTGATGCTGCTCGCGGCGCTCGTCGTGCAGGCGCTCGTCGGCGCGCTCGGTGGTCGCCGGGCCGCGTGGCTGCTCGTCGCCCTGCCGCTGCTCACCGGGGCGCTGCTGCGGACCCGCTTCGACCTCGTGCCGGTGGCGCTGCTGCTCGGCGGGCTCGTGCTCGTCGCCCGCGACCGGCCGACCGCCGGGCTCGCCGTGCTCGGCCTCGGCACGGCGACCAAGCTCTTCCCGGTCGTGGCGGCCGCGCTCGTGCTCGTGCACCTGGACGCCGTCGGCCGTCGCCGCGACGCCGTGCGCGGCGCCGTCGCCTTCGCGCTCGTGCTGGCCGCGGCCTGCCTGCCGTTCGCGGGCCCCGGGTTCCTGGACCAGTTCCGCTTCCACCTCGAGCGGCCGGTGCAGATCGAGTCGACGCCCGCCTCCGTGCTGTGGGCGCTGGGCGACTCCGCGGTGACCGGCGACCCGGTGCGCCCCGACCGGTTCAAGAGCAACGGCCTGGACGGCGGACCGGCCGACCTCGTCGCCGCGCTGTCCGCGATCGCGCTCGCCGCGACGCTGCTGGCGGTGGCGATCCTCACGCACCGGGCGCGCGACCGGCCCGGCACCGTCGACCGCGCCGTGCTCGCGGGGCTGCTGGCCTTCGTCGCGCTCGGCAAGGTCCTCTCCCCGCAGTACCTCGTCTGGCTGCTGCCGCTCGCCGCGCTCGCCTGGACGCGCGGGGACCGCGGCCCGGCCGTGCTCGTGACCCTCGCGGCGGTCGCCACCCTCGCGTACTTCCCCGGCGACTACTTCGCGCTCGTCGACGGGGACGGCGGGACGTTCGCGCTCGTCGCCGCCCGCAACGCGCTGCTGCTCGCCGCGACCGTGCTGGCGGTCCGGGCGCTCAGCCGCCCGGCGGCGGCGTCCACGGCAGCAGCACCTGCTCGATCGCGTCCGCGCGCCGCGGCTGCGACGCCCGCACCACCACCGCGTTGA
- a CDS encoding TIGR00282 family metallophosphoesterase, with product MTDATILFVGDVVGALGRRTLLGLLPTLRERYAPTFVVVNAENVAGGLGITPKIADQLLAAGVDVITLGNHTYHHREVFPYLERAERVIRPANFLRRQPGKGSCVVERDGVRLGVLNLQGNVFLQTGRHAFSEAETEVARLEQECDHVLVDFHAEATSEKVAMGWYLDGRVTAVVGTHTHVPTADARVLPGGTAFCTDVGMTGPRGGVIGVKKEQAIESLVSQMRVRFETSDDDPWINAVVVRASQPRRADAIEQVLLPWTPPPGG from the coding sequence GTGACCGACGCCACGATCCTGTTCGTCGGGGACGTCGTCGGGGCGCTCGGCCGCCGCACGCTCCTCGGCCTCCTCCCCACGCTGCGCGAGCGCTACGCGCCGACGTTCGTGGTCGTCAACGCGGAGAACGTCGCGGGCGGCCTGGGGATCACGCCGAAGATCGCCGACCAGCTGCTCGCGGCCGGCGTCGACGTGATCACGCTCGGCAACCACACCTACCACCACCGCGAGGTCTTCCCCTACCTCGAGCGGGCCGAGCGCGTGATCCGCCCCGCGAACTTCCTGCGGCGCCAGCCCGGCAAGGGGTCCTGCGTCGTCGAGCGCGACGGCGTGCGGCTCGGGGTGCTGAACCTCCAGGGCAACGTGTTCCTGCAGACCGGGCGGCACGCGTTCAGCGAGGCCGAGACCGAGGTCGCCCGCCTGGAGCAGGAGTGCGACCACGTGCTCGTCGACTTCCACGCCGAGGCGACGAGCGAGAAGGTCGCGATGGGCTGGTACCTGGACGGGCGCGTCACCGCGGTCGTCGGGACGCACACGCACGTGCCGACCGCCGACGCGCGGGTCCTCCCCGGCGGCACCGCGTTCTGCACCGACGTCGGCATGACCGGCCCGCGCGGCGGCGTCATCGGTGTGAAGAAGGAGCAGGCGATCGAGTCGCTCGTGTCGCAGATGCGCGTGCGGTTCGAGACCAGCGACGACGACCCGTGGATCAACGCGGTGGTGGTGCGGGCGTCGCAGCCGCGGCGCGCGGACGCGATCGAGCAGGTGCTGCTGCCGTGGACGCCGCCGCCGGGCGGCTGA
- a CDS encoding ABC transporter ATP-binding protein: MVPASAATPAIAADGIVMTYGDREAVRGVSFAAAPGEVVAIIGPNGAGKTTLLSIVGGLRAPTAGSISRPPAEVGWVPQQPAVYRKLSVRENLRLFARLERVGDPDAVVARMLEQTGLADRAEEELGRLSGGNQQRVNIAIGLLADPPVLLLDEPSSSLDPRQRERLWEFITGLARDPQHPTAVVFSTHNVQEAERFADTILVLADGELLFSGSPGALVEQVGGGERDFEAAFVRFLRERGH, from the coding sequence ATGGTGCCCGCCTCCGCCGCCACCCCCGCCATCGCCGCCGACGGGATCGTCATGACGTACGGGGACCGCGAGGCGGTCCGGGGCGTGTCGTTCGCCGCCGCGCCCGGCGAGGTCGTCGCGATCATCGGGCCCAACGGGGCGGGCAAGACGACGCTGCTGTCGATCGTCGGCGGCCTGCGCGCCCCGACCGCCGGGTCGATCAGCCGCCCGCCCGCCGAGGTCGGCTGGGTGCCCCAGCAGCCCGCCGTGTACCGCAAGCTCTCGGTGCGGGAGAACCTGCGGCTGTTCGCGCGGCTGGAGCGCGTCGGCGATCCCGACGCGGTCGTCGCGCGGATGCTCGAGCAGACCGGTCTGGCCGACCGGGCCGAGGAGGAGCTCGGCCGCCTGAGCGGCGGCAACCAGCAGCGCGTGAACATCGCGATCGGCCTGCTCGCCGACCCGCCCGTGCTGCTGCTGGACGAGCCGTCCTCGTCGCTGGACCCGCGGCAGCGCGAGCGGCTGTGGGAGTTCATCACCGGTCTCGCGCGCGACCCGCAGCACCCGACCGCAGTCGTGTTCTCGACGCACAACGTGCAGGAGGCGGAGCGGTTCGCCGACACGATCCTCGTGCTGGCCGACGGCGAGCTGCTGTTCTCGGGCTCCCCCGGCGCGCTGGTCGAGCAGGTCGGCGGCGGCGAGCGGGACTTCGAGGCGGCCTTCGTGCGGTTCCTGCGCGAGCGGGGGCACTGA
- a CDS encoding ABC transporter permease — protein MRWLLVKDLQILRRSPLLVVLLVAYPVIISVLIGLALSKGPDKPTIAFVNNVPAGESQFSLGGETLDAASYANELFTSVDPIRVKTRAEAVKMVRDGEVLAALIVPPDATEKLRKALSLSGSPDLPTLEVIYNQEDPVKAEYVESTIKARLADANKALSDELTKISGGYLDILLRGGSFRILGQGFDVLGLQRTKQVLEGVRAGLPRDDPGRPALDQVIRFAGLAIDNLDFSDEILGAIGEPIKVKQTTLDGASTPLDRFAIAIAVTISLMFVTVLLASGMLALEREEHAFGRLVRGLVSPATLVAEKVALSALCSVVVTLVMLGGLAVFVSLDLARAWLWPTALVLGGLAFGAMGVALGALAREVRAASLLAFLLSLPIAFLALVPSGAVSDGLFDVIRVVSALFPFKPALAAVDGAVNAADGLGAALAHLAALTVAYAVIARVALRRFA, from the coding sequence GTGCGCTGGTTGCTCGTCAAGGACCTGCAGATCCTGCGGCGCTCGCCGCTGCTGGTGGTGCTGCTCGTCGCCTACCCGGTGATCATCAGCGTGCTGATCGGCCTCGCGCTCTCCAAGGGGCCGGACAAGCCGACGATCGCGTTCGTCAACAACGTGCCCGCCGGGGAGTCGCAGTTCTCACTGGGCGGCGAGACGCTGGACGCGGCCAGCTACGCCAACGAGCTCTTCACCTCGGTCGATCCGATCCGGGTGAAGACCCGCGCGGAGGCGGTGAAGATGGTCCGCGACGGCGAGGTGCTCGCTGCGCTGATCGTGCCGCCGGACGCGACCGAGAAGCTCCGCAAGGCGCTGTCGCTGTCGGGCTCCCCGGATCTCCCGACGCTCGAGGTGATCTACAACCAGGAGGACCCGGTCAAGGCCGAGTACGTCGAGTCGACGATCAAGGCCCGGCTCGCGGACGCGAACAAGGCGCTCAGCGACGAGCTGACGAAGATCAGCGGCGGCTACCTCGACATCCTGCTGCGCGGCGGCAGCTTCCGGATCCTCGGCCAGGGCTTCGACGTCCTCGGCCTCCAGCGCACCAAGCAGGTGCTCGAGGGCGTCCGCGCCGGCCTGCCGCGCGACGACCCGGGCCGCCCGGCGCTCGACCAGGTGATCCGCTTCGCCGGCCTGGCGATCGACAACCTCGACTTCTCCGACGAGATCCTCGGCGCGATCGGCGAGCCGATCAAGGTCAAGCAGACCACGCTCGACGGGGCCAGCACGCCCCTGGACCGCTTCGCGATCGCGATCGCGGTGACGATCTCGCTGATGTTCGTGACCGTGCTGCTGGCGAGCGGCATGCTCGCGCTGGAGCGGGAGGAGCACGCCTTCGGCCGGCTCGTCCGCGGCCTGGTGTCGCCGGCGACGCTCGTCGCGGAGAAGGTGGCGCTGAGCGCGCTGTGCTCGGTGGTGGTGACGCTGGTGATGCTCGGCGGCCTGGCCGTCTTCGTGTCGCTGGACCTCGCGCGCGCCTGGCTGTGGCCGACCGCGCTCGTGCTCGGCGGCCTGGCCTTCGGGGCGATGGGCGTCGCGCTCGGGGCGCTGGCGCGCGAGGTCCGGGCCGCGTCGCTGCTGGCCTTCCTGCTGTCGCTGCCGATCGCGTTCCTGGCGCTCGTGCCCAGCGGCGCGGTGAGCGACGGGCTGTTCGACGTCATCCGCGTCGTCAGCGCCCTGTTCCCGTTCAAGCCCGCGCTCGCGGCGGTGGACGGCGCGGTCAACGCCGCCGACGGCCTGGGCGCGGCGCTCGCGCACCTGGCCGCGCTGACGGTCGCCTACGCGGTGATCGCGCGTGTCGCGCTGCGCCGCTTCGCCTGA
- a CDS encoding GNAT family N-acetyltransferase, with amino-acid sequence MPFNRPISPRLRLDGERTAIRPFAARDLDDLLALRQANRAFLEPYESTRDARFFTAEGQSRELRLDREAWTTGQGYGFAILDTTGEVDRLIGRIAVANVVLGSWRNATIGYWVDEASGSRGHATEAVQLALRFCFEELGLHRVQAAVMPHNERSLRVVGKCGLRQEGVALGYLEINGRWEDHVIFAMTLEEWRARQS; translated from the coding sequence GTGCCGTTCAACCGCCCGATCAGTCCCCGCCTGCGCCTTGACGGCGAGCGCACCGCGATCCGCCCGTTCGCGGCGCGCGACCTCGACGACCTGCTCGCGCTGCGCCAGGCCAACCGCGCGTTCCTGGAGCCGTACGAGTCGACGCGCGACGCGCGCTTCTTCACGGCGGAGGGCCAGTCGCGCGAGCTGCGCCTGGACCGGGAGGCGTGGACGACCGGGCAGGGCTACGGCTTCGCGATCCTCGACACGACCGGTGAGGTCGACCGGCTGATCGGCCGGATCGCGGTGGCGAACGTCGTGCTGGGCTCGTGGCGCAACGCGACGATCGGCTACTGGGTCGACGAGGCCTCGGGCAGCCGCGGTCACGCGACCGAGGCGGTCCAGCTGGCGCTGCGGTTCTGCTTCGAGGAGCTGGGGCTCCACCGCGTCCAGGCGGCGGTGATGCCGCACAACGAGCGGTCGCTGCGGGTGGTCGGCAAGTGCGGCCTGCGGCAGGAGGGCGTCGCGCTCGGCTACCTGGAGATCAACGGGCGCTGGGAGGACCACGTGATCTTCGCGATGACGCTGGAGGAGTGGCGGGCGCGGCAGTCTTGA